A window from Primulina eburnea isolate SZY01 chromosome 2, ASM2296580v1, whole genome shotgun sequence encodes these proteins:
- the LOC140821923 gene encoding auxin-repressed 12.5 kDa protein-like: MVLLDHLWDDVVAGPQPERGLKHLKKVFTTKPLNTKDGGGEGSSKYARSMSMPASPVTPVTPGTPTAPSPTAARRDNVWRSVFHPGSNLATKTVGADYFDRPQPNSPTVYDWLYSGDSKNKYR, from the exons ATGGTGTTACTCGATCACCTCTGGGACGACGTCGTAGCCGGGCCTCAGCCCGAACGTGGCCTGAAACATCTCAAGAAAGTCTTCACCACTAAGCCCTTGAACACCAAAG ATGGTGGAGGAGAAGGCAGCAGCAAGTATGCAAGATCTATGTCGATGCCAGCCAGCCCTGTGACGCCGGTGACACCAGGAACGCCGACTGCTCCGTCCCCGACGGCGGCGCGAAGGGATAACGTGTGGAGGAGTGTCTTCCACCCCGGAAGCAATCTTGCCACCAAGACTGTCGGCGCTGATTACTTTGACAGGCCGCAGCCCAACTCCCCTACTGTCTACGACTG GCTTTACAGTGGTGACTCAAAGAACAAATATCGTTAA